The genomic segment AAAGCCCAAGCTTACGACACAATTCAATAGGTTGTTTCCTAACCTtttccccaccccccccccacacacacacacacacacagagaagaataagaattaaaaaaaaagaaaaagagaaggcCAAATGCagttttatattatataaaataattttcaacttcaaAGTATTCATGTAGTTGATGTAAATCAAGTGGCTATACACATACTATTATAATTGATTGTATGAGtgagcaatttatatattaAGGGAAATTGCATCAATGGGTTATTTTCTTTTCCGAAAGGGTTTAAATTGATTAAACATTTCAAAGATGAGCTTAAAATAGGTCAAGCCTGGAAACGCATATAATTAATCTTTAGGATTTTTATCCTTCATATTGTTTTGTTTATGCGATTTAGTAATGTTGTGCATCTATTTTTGTTCTCACAACAATGCAGGGGATAAAGGCCATGGCCACCTTCCTTCtgaaagataaaaagaaaaggtaaaaaacgaaaaaaatctATAGATCTTGCAACCGGGATTTAGagctggcaatttgtcccaagtcccaatgggctacccatgcccaaaggaactttgggcgggatgggtattataatttggtattgggtttaagttgggacacatcccaactatacccattaatgaatgggaaaggatgggaaatacttgggtacccattgggctcaaatggcaagggctccgtttggattagctgtttttggtaggtgtttttgaaatattttattgtagcagtgtatatgaaaaatttttactataaaatttttttgaaatatttgatatattaatatggatgggatgtttcttgagttattgtatattactgtaacattgtatttgaaaaacttattttttgaaaaaaaagtcaatccaaacggaatcttagattcaaaaattatctttaacaatttttatagtcataccagcgaatataatctagtagtcttcctagtcattatccacaagaatttccagTATTTCAGTTAGTTTAGACCTGTCATCCTTGGACAATGATaaggataaatattcaacatcctaaggaccttggccatcttgatatatgttggaatatggctgtatatctatcttttcctttatttgttaatccaatttttggtgggaatcttgagtataaagcacttgcatgtttatttaatgaaactaaaagaaatttaataaatcaaaaatataaaaattatataaaaataaaaaatgaattaaaggaaaaaaaatatgtagaaaatggatttgggtattgggcgggatcaatctaaacccatcccaaaatgatcccgcccaagttagtcccaaaacacatatgggtaaggttgggcccaaacccatatgactcggttccatctcaaacccaagcaaatcccgcccatcccgcccattttgccacctctaccgGGATTGCATGTATTGCAATTGTGAaccaaattcaaatccaaccacCACAAAATTGACATTAATTGTGGATATATTATCATAATattttatggaaaaaaaaaaataagaagaaggaGAACAAATGTTGGGGAAAGGAAAGCCCAAAGGTCAAATAATTCATAAATGCCAAATAATGTCAGCGAGCAAAATTGGCAAACCCAACTACAACGCATATAGCAGTACTAGTTGCAAAGATTAAAGACAGCTTTGCCTCCCTCAGCATTTACGGAGGTAGCCAATtgccaaagagagagagatggagACGACGGTTTTTCTTTCATGTGAGAAAGGATAAAATAAAGCCCCTACTTTTCTTCATTTCCTGATTTCATCTCAATCGTTCCATGCCAGCTGGCTCTCTGCTCTCTCATTCATTTAACTATGTGACAGCAACCATACCCAGTTGCCCATCTCCAATCTCAGGATGGATCATAATTTTAATCTCAATCCTTGGGAATAATACTTGAGGAGGTTGTTCTCCATTGCATAAATTTTCTTTAGTATTTGCAGCGAATAGGTGAATTCTGGTTTAACGAGCTGTGTTGAGCGGCTAAGGTATTCTCCTGTAGTGGGGCACGGCTCTATAGAAATCACTTGCTCAAATTATCAGAAGCGGGGCTGTGTCCCCCGGTTCCCCTCCGATGGTCTAGTTAGTTCGGATAGGAATCAACATGGAAGGAGCTATTAGGAGTGATTCTTACAGAATATTCAGTTGGTTTCTTCTGAGTGGGAGTCTctgatatttatatgagacaacTTGGAGAGAAAGATGGTGGGATTCAAGTTCCTAGGATCTGAGGGGGACTGAGAGTATCCGCCTGATTTGACAGGTTTGTGCCAGGGATAGGTCTTATCAGATGTCCTGTCTGTCCTGCAAGTGTCAGGGCCTTTGACTAGACATCTGTTGTCACGTCAGTCACAGCGCCACTCTGGGACAACAGTAGACGTAGGAGTCACCTCGGTCCTCCATACGCGGGGTGTAGCCGAGGTGACTAGAGCCGATGGGAGTCCCCTACGAGATGAAGGGATCAGCCCGGCACGACCGGGCCGAGATGATCATTATCAGGAACTATGGGCAGGAAAGGGGGCCCGGCTTGGTTAAACCAAGCCGGGTCGACCATCCTCATGCAGCATCATGCATTAGATGATTGCTTATGTTTGGATTATCAATGTATAAGCGAAACATATAATGCATGTTAGGAGGATTCCAATTGGGCTACACGAAGATGTAGGACGTTGGATCGTATTGATCGAGATTTAAACCACCGACCTAATGCACGGGAGTAACTTTAAGAAATCCTTCTTAATCAACACAGCTTATATATTTTAATGAGCAAAAATTATGTATGAGATAGAAAGATGATTTTCTAGTCTCAGTCTTGCCACTAGCACACTTAAGTGACTTAACCGAGGGATGAATTAGACCAAGGATATGGGTAGattatcaaattttttctttgtcCTCCCCTCCCAACAAAGGTATTCTAGTTATATGGTCTGGCCAATTTCTCTACTGTGTTGtccaaaaagttgaaaactaaGTGCAAGTTTAGAAAGACGTGACATATTTGAAGGGTATGGCATCCATTGCCACTAGAGACATGGAAGATAAATGCTTCTTTTCTAGCTAATTAATAAGTAGTACCTTCTTAATATGCAAGGACAGGCATCAAGAATGGATACCCTTCAAATATTATAGCTTCTGTATTCTTTCGAGTAAAAATTACCAGCATCATAAAGCACTCAACAAGCAAGATTCTAGTCTAGGATTCATCCTCGAAATAATGCACCAATAAAGCCAGAATGTTTGGTTGGATTGTGGGGTCCTATAAATGCTAGTGATGATCAGACAAGGGGATTGGGCACTTCGTTGGCATCTGTTCTGATGTGACCAATGAATTCTGTGGTTTAATTAAACTGCAGAAAAGGACTCAACATTTCTCCCAACCAATTCGTGTTTGTAGAGTTTTTTCCTATTTTATGCTTCACATTTTGTTTTTTTCGTTAATGTGGTATACAAAAATAGTAGATGAGCCCAACAAATCATCAAATATGCAGAGGGCTCGTCTGCCGTCCAAAACGTAGTAAATGAAGCTTTCCCTTCTATTTATCAGCTAAACTTGGGTAATTTACGTACTCAGTTAATACATTATTAATTCATAACAAGGAAGTAAAGGTGAGATGCCATTTTTGTTCCCAAATTAAGATGGTatgtgttcttttttttttctttctttttgatttaATCTTCTTCTAGTGTATGTACAGCGAAAACCTTTAGCTCATTCTATTCTATTTTATAGAACAGTCTGTCTAACAGGTGCTCATAGGACATCCGTTAAGATGTATTTTAAATgttaaatttttagaaatacaaaattaattacGGAAAGTATGTAAATGCAGGGagattaataaaaaaaagtatataaatacaagagaaaatagtaatttttagtacgtatatatatatgagaGACTGCTCATGGAATACACTTTAGAAAAACCCTTTGCGAAATTTGGTAGCTACAAATTAGATGTGCAGGTACGGCAAGATGACATCTTGATAACACTTCATGGAGTAAGATTAGGGTTAACTAATCGTAAGATCTAAGAGTATCCTCAAGAATTCCATCCATGATTTTTCGTCAGAAGCATATGATTGAGCCGTACCACGTCACTAATGCAGTCATTTTTGCTTAGTTTTAGCAACGAGGCGTTGACTCACAAATCATTCCTTTGTTTAAACAAACACTTTTTATTGGATAGCGATCTGTCTAATTTGTTGATTTATACATTTATCAATCAGTACGGGATtacatatcaatttcaaatattcttTCTACTATTACAATCTACAAAATGCTTTCAATCCTCCTCCTGATACATATCTGCATTACAATCAGAGAATCTCAATGTATAGAAAATTGTCCCTAAAGTAAAGGCCCATACTAACACCCTtccacaaaaattcaaaaaattttggatcAGGAACCCCAGGGAAGGATGAAGGATTGGGCGTCCCCAGGGAAGGATGAATTGAAGGATCCCCTCACCAAACGTTTTCAATTCATAAAGAATTTCACGTGAAAGGTTTATCATACATCAATCAGACAGCATTGAAAAGCTACAAAAAAcatctctcttctctttttcttcacgTTGGCCGTTTTTCTTTGTCAGTTTCATACAAAAGGACACCCAATCAATCATAATGGACAACAACAAATTATTTCACATTCTCCTACGACTATTTGCACAAGAATTTAATCACTTTTCTTATAATTAACAATAATGACCAATGATTGGAAAATTCCCCAAGGAAATAAGAAccgagagagaaagaaaaaaaaaatcatatatcGTGTGATTTGGTGGTGAGTCAAGCCCGAGTCAAGAAACTGCGCAACCGCGTCTTGTAAACCCTAGTCGCCATCGCTCCCTATCGAATTCGAGCATGAACCCTTGTTGCATTACATTTCCGATGAGCGAAAACCCCGACGGCTGAACCACCGGTTGCAATGCCAGGCATTTTACGTTCTCCGCCGTGTCGATAAAGTAATTTTGAGGTGGTGGCGAGAACATCGAGCCACCAGCGAGTTTGAAACGCAGCCTGGGTAGACTCAGTCTCGACACGCCTGACACGTTGACGCAGAAATCAAAATTCGGATTCCGCCGATCTGACTTTGGCAGCTTAACGCGCCGCATAAACTCCTGTAGCACTTTATCATAAGCCGGCTTCACCAAAAATGTCAAGGTTGTCCCAGAATCCATGACTGTCCCCCCATTGCCAAGGTCATCAATTGCCCAAACCGAAGGGCTTATTCGTAATTTAGCGCCACCAACATAAGCAGCCTCGATCCCAATGTAATAAAATGTAGGGGACAAGCTGTTGTTTATCAACGGCGTGTAGCTCATCTTAGCACCTCCCACGACGCCGGCTTCAGggccgccgccgccgccaaTTAAGAGATAGCTCGTCGGAGTAGGGCTGAGGGTGTAGTCCATCAAACAATAAGAGAACTTGTTACCGAACTTCCGGCCCAACTGCGATGGAAACGAAATCGGCCCAAGACCCAAGCCTAGAACTCCTTGAGCACCATTGAAGCTGGGTCCCGTTACGCTCGGCCCAGAAGCTCGAAACCCACAGCCGAAAGCTAAGTCCCTGAATTTCACAACCTTGCCTGAGCTCGTGTTGAACGTCGTGGTTTCGCGGGAGAAGAACCCGGAACTGAGGGACCCATCAGAATACGAATATTCATAGCGGCACGTGCTGTGGCGACGGGTGTGGTTACAGGGCACGCGATCAGGGTGGGGGACGAGTTGACACACCGAGTCATAGCAATGGGACGGTGAAAATGTGGTTGAATGGCGAGCTAAAAAAGCCGAGTTGGGCGGTCTAGAGGAGCAGTTCCGGCAGGCGGAGCAGGTGACCCAGATAAGGTCGCTGCCGGTATCTGCGACGAGGAGGAGGGGCTGAGGCGGTGTGCCAAGGGAGAGCGAAACGAAGTACTGGCCGGCGCCCAAGGAGGCGCCGGAGGTGAGAGGGAGATGGGCAGTGGAGGTGGAGTTCTTGCGGTGGAGGtggcggtggtggtggaggGAGTTGAGGCGGTGAGTGTCGGAGAGTAGAACTTCGGAGGGGGTTGGAGGGAAATGGTGGTTGGGGTGGAGAAGTGGGAGCTTGAGATAGTCAAATGTGGGTGGCGGttgagaagtggaagaggaggaggaggaggtggtgggATCTAGGAGGAAGGTTAAGATGAGGAAGcaagagaagagaagaagagagaGACGGGGGGAGAGTGGCATCACTCTCATTTTTCTGTGACTGGGAGAGAGACAGAAACAAAGACGGTAGGTGTCATCGGATTTATATGTACAAATTGTTAGATAtagatgatttatttattttttttcttgaaaattttactATTATGTTTTAGATTTCtatattcttttgttttagatttGTTTATTCTTTTTCCAATAAAAGGAGAGAAGAGAACATTTggaacttctttttttttttttttttttttgttggggtgCTAGAAAACTTCTGATTTTAGTCATAAGCAGTATCAAGATTCAAGACTTAAATAGACACCCGAAGAGTATAATTAagttgatcaaatttctaacaTCGTAGACGTGAAATATTAGCCTGATACTTTTATATTAGCtcttttttttgtatgaaaattTTACACCTTCACTCTATCTCGTTTGGACTAcaatttttgggaaaaaaaaagtgtctTTTCAGAGTTTtctagaaaatatatttttccaacaatttcACAACTAAAAAATCTAACGACCCTAATATTGCAATCCACACGGCCTCATCTATTGCACGATTAGGTTACCATCATCTCACTAGCGCGATTAGTGGCTGTATGACTTCATAATACTACAAGTTTTACTATGATGTATGTATACTATATATTAGATACGGTTATAAATGTAGGTATAATTTTATGCGTATGGGGTAGATGTGAACGAGGAGTGATGAGAAGG from the Coffea arabica cultivar ET-39 chromosome 11e, Coffea Arabica ET-39 HiFi, whole genome shotgun sequence genome contains:
- the LOC113717376 gene encoding aspartic proteinase nepenthesin-2, which produces MRVMPLSPRLSLLLFSCFLILTFLLDPTTSSSSSSTSQPPPTFDYLKLPLLHPNHHFPPTPSEVLLSDTHRLNSLHHHRHLHRKNSTSTAHLPLTSGASLGAGQYFVSLSLGTPPQPLLLVADTGSDLIWVTCSACRNCSSRPPNSAFLARHSTTFSPSHCYDSVCQLVPHPDRVPCNHTRRHSTCRYEYSYSDGSLSSGFFSRETTTFNTSSGKVVKFRDLAFGCGFRASGPSVTGPSFNGAQGVLGLGLGPISFPSQLGRKFGNKFSYCLMDYTLSPTPTSYLLIGGGGGPEAGVVGGAKMSYTPLINNSLSPTFYYIGIEAAYVGGAKLRISPSVWAIDDLGNGGTVMDSGTTLTFLVKPAYDKVLQEFMRRVKLPKSDRRNPNFDFCVNVSGVSRLSLPRLRFKLAGGSMFSPPPQNYFIDTAENVKCLALQPVVQPSGFSLIGNVMQQGFMLEFDRERWRLGFTRRGCAVS